CCCGCGTGTACGGGCACCCCTTCGAGCAGCAACGCGGTCGCCGGCGCGGGCACGGGCAGCACTCCGTGAGCGGCTGTGACCGTGCCGAAGCCGACAGCGACCGGACCGCAGACGAGTCGATCGAGACGCAGGTCGTCGAGTGCGGCCGCGGTTCCAACGATGTCTGCTACCGAGTCAGCGGCTCCCACTTCGTGGAAGTGTACATCGGCGGGACTCGTGTCATGCACTCGCGCTTCCGCCTCGGCGAGTAGCTCGAAAGTGGCGAGCGCTCGGTCGCGCACGCGCGACGAGAGTGCGGCGGCGAGCAGCGTCTCCCGAATCTCAGCCCACGTGCGGCAGGGCGGTTCGGGCGTATGCGCCTCGACGCGAACAGACAGCCCGGCGACACCGGCACGGAGTACGGGTTCGACGCGTATCTCTACGTCGGGGGCGACCGCTTTGACCGCTTCGCGAACCACTTCGAGGGATGCGCCGGCGCCGATGCACGCCCCGAGGAACTTATCGCCCGAGACACCCGTTGTGCAGTCGAGGTAGCCGATCATGCGCACTCGTCGCAAGGCGTCGGGATGAGCTGATGCAACCGGTTGATCCGGTTGGCCATCACCGCGGCGCCGAAGCCGTTGTCGATATTGACGACCGCCATCCCGGAAGCGCACGCGTTCAACATGCCGAGCAGCGGGGCGAGTCCCGAAAAGCTCGCGCCGTAGCCGATCGATGTGGGCACCGCAACCACTGGCACACTGACCAGTCCGGTCACGAGAGATGGGAGCGCCCCTTCCATCCCCGCCACCACGATGATGACGCGGGCGCTGCGCAACACCTCTTCGTGAGCGAGCAGGCGGTGGACGCCGGCGACCCCCACGTCATAGAGGCGGGTGACACGGTTGCCCATGACCTCGGCGGAGATGGCGGCCTCCTCGGCCACCGGCGTGTCTGCGGTCCCGCCCGTGGCGACGACGATGTGACCTTCGGCGGGACGGCTCTTGCGGCGGTCCACGACGATGAGGCGGGCCTGTTCGAAGTAGCGAGCGTCCGCTGCGACCTGCGCGAGTGACTGGTAGTGCGACGCGTTGGCACGCGTGCCGAGAAAGACATCGCCGTGCTCGAGTATCTCTCGGCCGGCGTTTCTGACCTGGCGGTCACTCTTCCCCTCACAGAGCACGACTTCGACAAACCCGCACCGTACCGCGCGGTGGTGATCGATCTTCACGTCGCCGAGATCTGAGAAGGGAAGTGCAGAGAGGCGGTCAGCCGCGTCGGCGGCAGTCAGCGATCCGGAGGCGACATCTTCGAGCAATCGGGTGAGGCGGTCTAACTCCATGGCATGTCCTCGCAGGTAGATGGCCAAACGGGTGTGTCGTTCAGCGTTGCTGGCGATATACTCGTAAGGATGGCACGGTTTGCTCTCCGGTTCCAGGCCGGGTGGGACGTGTTACAAGCGCGGGAGCGTCGGTGGCCGAACACACGGATTCCAGTCGATTGATCGATGAGCGCGCCTACCTCGCGACGCGCGTGCTGCTCACGGCGTTCGCGTGGCTCTTGATCGCGGCGGGACAGGCGACTGGCACCCTTGAGCTTGCGAGTCCGCTCATTGTGAGCGGGGCGCTCGCCGCGACGATTGTCACAGCGGGAGTCGCGTTCGCGCTTATTGTGTCGAGCGTGAGGTTCGATCGCGTGCTCGTGTGGGCGGCGCCGGCGGACCTCGCCGTCCTTGCGTTGTTCATACCGGCTCTCCACGATTTTGGCGATCCCGTACTTGCTGTGGTAGTCGCGTTCGTGGCGTTTTACGGTCACATCCTCACGCGATGGCCGGCCACGTTCGTGACCGTCGTGGCTGCG
The window above is part of the Clostridiales bacterium genome. Proteins encoded here:
- the larB gene encoding nickel pincer cofactor biosynthesis protein LarB, giving the protein MELDRLTRLLEDVASGSLTAADAADRLSALPFSDLGDVKIDHHRAVRCGFVEVVLCEGKSDRQVRNAGREILEHGDVFLGTRANASHYQSLAQVAADARYFEQARLIVVDRRKSRPAEGHIVVATGGTADTPVAEEAAISAEVMGNRVTRLYDVGVAGVHRLLAHEEVLRSARVIIVVAGMEGALPSLVTGLVSVPVVAVPTSIGYGASFSGLAPLLGMLNACASGMAVVNIDNGFGAAVMANRINRLHQLIPTPCDECA